In Myxocyprinus asiaticus isolate MX2 ecotype Aquarium Trade chromosome 46, UBuf_Myxa_2, whole genome shotgun sequence, a single window of DNA contains:
- the LOC127435795 gene encoding transmembrane protein 60-like, with the protein MNMSLAQRVLLTWIFTLIFLIMLILKLDDKIHWNWFLIFLPVWTFDLILLFMLIVKMAGRCKPGFDPRNGAENLKKRMWYLVAMLLKLAFCLTICAKLEHLMEILVSWVCIPLWALLIGAMVELGYNVFHFRRD; encoded by the coding sequence ATGAACATGTCCCTTGCCCAGAGAGTTCTCCTCACATGGATCTTCACGCTTATCTTCCTCATAATGCTGATCCTCAAGCTGGATGACAAAATCCACTGGAACTGGTTCCTTATCTTCCTTCCTGTCTGGACTTTTGATCTCATTCTCCTGTTCATGCTCATTGTCAAAATGGCAGGCCGCTGCAAGCCAGGATTCGACCCTCGCAACGGGGCGGAGAACTTGAAGAAGCGGATGTGGTACCTTGTGGCCATGCTGCTTAAACTAGCATTCTGTCTGACGATTTGTGCAAAGTTGGAGCATCTAATGGAAATCTTAGTGAGCTGGGTTTGCATCCCTCTATGGGCGCTGCTTATCGGAGCCATGGTGGAGCTGGGGTACAATGTTTTCCACTTCAGAAGAGACTGA